A genomic segment from uncultured Desulfuromonas sp. encodes:
- a CDS encoding rhodanese-like domain-containing protein, with amino-acid sequence MMKYLLLLCACVFFSAVCQAADYKEMTPSRVYHLMKEGSALWFIDVRSEKSYEKGHAEGAVNIPLTTLAHKRFPAEKILIAIDNSPGQVLSRKAFEILKINGQKHVYVLKGGLSGWAGEGLPMAGVDDPWELARVFQKELFEALQQGVDLQVYDLRSEDEVMKGMINGSVILSGETLENRLMNLRRQLQKRQRLLNLADQLEHSKTLLVVFPAAVSARDLYMEYLWGLQDNLRVLEGGYAAWDAVQSKGMIRSGKGCATCPGS; translated from the coding sequence ATGATGAAATATTTACTTTTGTTGTGCGCCTGTGTGTTTTTTTCCGCTGTATGTCAGGCTGCGGATTACAAGGAAATGACGCCGTCACGCGTTTACCATCTGATGAAAGAGGGGAGCGCGCTTTGGTTTATCGATGTCCGAAGCGAGAAATCTTACGAGAAAGGCCACGCGGAAGGCGCCGTGAATATCCCTTTGACGACACTCGCGCACAAGCGTTTTCCCGCGGAAAAGATTTTGATTGCCATCGACAATTCCCCTGGCCAGGTTTTATCACGTAAGGCCTTTGAAATACTGAAAATAAATGGCCAAAAACATGTTTATGTGTTGAAGGGGGGCCTGTCTGGTTGGGCCGGTGAAGGATTGCCGATGGCGGGTGTTGATGATCCCTGGGAGCTGGCTCGTGTTTTTCAGAAAGAGCTTTTCGAAGCGCTACAGCAGGGAGTTGATTTGCAGGTTTACGATTTACGTTCTGAAGATGAAGTCATGAAAGGGATGATTAACGGAAGTGTCATACTGTCTGGTGAGACCCTGGAAAATCGTTTGATGAACCTGCGTCGGCAATTGCAGAAGCGGCAGCGATTACTGAACCTGGCGGATCAACTTGAACACTCTAAAACTCTTCTGGTCGTTTTTCCCGCAGCTGTATCGGCACGGGATCTTTATATGGAATATCTGTGGGGGCTTCAGGATAATTTACGTGTTCTTGAAGGTGGCTATGCCGCTTGGGATGCCGTGCAGAGCAAAGGGATGATCCGGTCCGGAAAAGGATGTGCCACATGTCCGGGAAGTTGA
- a CDS encoding PASTA domain-containing protein, with protein MDGLSSVQFRLSVDADDVDVSGVGDLSQAQADDISVSAPLLVAEPTSQRSGLGSMFLNGQGGQGVLVIDNESFTNGSALFTYSHTMGALLSSGNGTVARFQIKIGENVDIDSFDLRVTDVLLMKDGLEYPVEYSSGATVMLRCAASVPDLTGLSLDEATSLLNEKGLSVGTVYEIDNAQGVLALDVVLQQSVPPGEEWECGQSVNLAINTAPVEVTDMTAIDMAGDDSGKVVLSWLPSISDDVAGYRVYKGSDQINDIPDPQSHGAEIDNMENGVEQQLRVCVYDASGNESEGTSLTVVAVDDVSPVIEISGVQEGHYYNQTVTPEITIIENNPSGSSILLNGVPYEPGLLETDGEYVLTVVANDSAGNEDSRTVTFIIDRTPPTISFTQPLDGDFYAEDVVAKVTIDDAYLDPEQTVYLLNGQPYQVGTPVIDEGNYLLSLKVKDLAGNISEETIRFAIDKTAPECVVSIAQPCFETEQGVWISSLSSLFLTATDPGGGPESVAAIEYALDGGSWLNYIGAFTLDNVDDGDHLLACRAIDKAGNQGEPQEKVLKVDNRSPQTGIVFSSQSFEDGDQKLVTKNTELQLVGEDDLSGIDNTYYRFDDESSCFSYTDSIKLSDLEYGNHTLCFYSMDNLGNSEIEKTIDFVVVGVDVTCSYSDVPRVLVWTTIPDGHGWFNRDPDYSLEDVQSLLNESFNVPEAFYKIVTELDDFENELASNNYNVTMILALDKNPPTRVYRDIKEAVENGMGLLVSGWNNSLSPLIEGALGVKGQGILPLIGVGSEKQVYFYPGAEFSQQNLHVSGDFQRVKMDGGILAGVIESDTLCAGLKKVTLGYSNQFSLGDEVVVKLFTQTDGQINLLEEERYSIESFWKIPFFWVSGNPLGDVSIDKVSEDQLEFSLDAPYGCLDSGYYVSVEIIHANGESTATEQVYIPTSCEDHLQEGVVLDPFTVMDVNAIGFNEEPPAVVLNQFGEGRTVYFSYNYIDSAFSDDRNKHTEMLRDVADYLLPKFSQSSGHSTVLFESRIKVHGARLSLTGVDHLLEGLSASPMFDLGNSSLQYRFQLGDNEEGVYRYFVEVDRTASEWKKETELSLVLGTETAFFDRYLFEPDLGLSQE; from the coding sequence ATGGATGGTTTGAGTTCCGTCCAGTTTCGCTTGTCCGTCGACGCTGACGATGTCGATGTTTCAGGGGTCGGCGATCTGTCGCAAGCCCAGGCGGATGACATCTCCGTTTCCGCGCCTTTGCTTGTTGCCGAACCGACATCACAACGTTCAGGCCTCGGTTCGATGTTTCTGAACGGTCAGGGCGGCCAGGGGGTTCTGGTGATCGATAATGAGTCTTTTACCAATGGCAGTGCGCTGTTTACCTATAGCCATACCATGGGTGCGTTGCTTTCCTCCGGCAACGGCACCGTTGCCCGTTTCCAGATCAAGATTGGAGAAAATGTCGATATTGATTCATTCGACCTTCGCGTGACGGATGTCCTCTTGATGAAAGACGGTCTTGAATACCCTGTTGAATACTCTTCCGGTGCGACGGTCATGTTGCGTTGCGCGGCATCCGTGCCGGATTTAACGGGACTTTCTCTCGATGAGGCAACGAGCCTTTTGAATGAAAAGGGGCTTTCCGTCGGGACGGTTTATGAGATTGATAATGCGCAAGGTGTTTTAGCGCTGGATGTTGTCTTGCAACAGTCGGTACCTCCCGGTGAAGAGTGGGAGTGTGGGCAGAGTGTGAATCTTGCGATCAACACCGCTCCGGTTGAAGTCACGGATATGACGGCGATTGATATGGCAGGGGATGACAGTGGAAAGGTGGTTTTAAGCTGGTTGCCGTCCATTTCCGATGATGTTGCCGGTTATCGTGTCTATAAAGGTTCCGATCAGATCAATGATATTCCTGATCCGCAAAGTCACGGTGCTGAAATCGACAACATGGAAAATGGCGTTGAACAGCAGTTGAGGGTTTGTGTTTATGATGCGTCAGGCAACGAGAGCGAGGGGACGAGTCTCACTGTTGTCGCAGTCGATGATGTTTCACCCGTCATAGAAATCTCAGGCGTGCAGGAAGGCCATTATTATAACCAGACTGTGACCCCTGAAATTACAATCATCGAAAACAATCCTTCCGGGTCCAGCATTCTGTTGAATGGTGTTCCATATGAACCGGGCCTTCTTGAGACTGACGGAGAGTATGTCCTGACGGTAGTGGCCAATGACAGTGCCGGTAATGAGGATAGCCGGACGGTGACGTTCATCATCGATCGTACGCCACCGACGATCTCTTTTACGCAGCCGCTTGATGGTGATTTTTATGCGGAAGATGTTGTCGCTAAAGTAACGATTGATGATGCCTATCTTGATCCTGAGCAAACGGTTTATCTTTTGAACGGTCAGCCGTATCAGGTTGGTACGCCGGTCATTGATGAAGGAAATTATCTGTTGTCTTTAAAGGTCAAAGATCTCGCGGGCAATATTTCGGAGGAAACGATCCGGTTTGCCATAGACAAAACGGCCCCTGAATGTGTTGTTTCGATTGCGCAGCCCTGTTTTGAAACGGAGCAGGGCGTCTGGATCTCTTCTTTGAGTTCCCTGTTTTTAACGGCAACGGATCCGGGCGGTGGTCCGGAGAGTGTTGCCGCAATTGAATATGCCCTTGATGGTGGTTCGTGGTTAAATTACATCGGGGCGTTTACATTGGACAATGTTGACGATGGTGATCATCTTTTGGCGTGTCGTGCCATCGACAAGGCGGGCAATCAGGGAGAACCGCAAGAAAAAGTCCTTAAGGTGGACAACCGTTCTCCACAGACGGGGATTGTATTTTCCAGTCAAAGTTTTGAAGATGGCGATCAAAAATTAGTCACAAAGAATACCGAGCTGCAACTTGTTGGCGAGGATGATTTATCCGGAATTGACAATACGTACTATCGGTTTGACGACGAATCTTCCTGCTTTAGTTATACGGATTCAATTAAACTTTCCGATCTGGAATACGGGAATCATACTCTTTGTTTTTATAGTATGGATAATCTTGGTAATTCAGAAATTGAAAAAACGATTGATTTTGTTGTTGTCGGTGTTGATGTGACCTGTTCTTACAGTGATGTTCCCCGTGTGCTGGTCTGGACAACGATTCCGGATGGACATGGGTGGTTCAATCGTGATCCTGATTATTCTCTGGAAGATGTTCAATCCCTGCTCAATGAATCATTCAACGTCCCTGAAGCATTTTACAAAATTGTCACAGAACTTGATGATTTTGAAAATGAATTAGCCAGCAATAACTACAATGTTACTATGATTTTGGCATTGGATAAAAATCCTCCCACACGTGTGTACAGAGATATAAAAGAGGCCGTTGAGAATGGCATGGGGCTGCTTGTTTCTGGCTGGAACAATAGCTTGTCGCCATTGATTGAAGGCGCTTTGGGAGTAAAAGGGCAAGGGATTCTCCCTTTGATCGGCGTCGGTAGCGAAAAACAGGTTTATTTCTACCCCGGAGCGGAGTTTTCACAGCAGAACCTGCATGTGAGTGGAGATTTTCAGCGTGTTAAAATGGATGGCGGCATTCTGGCGGGGGTGATCGAGAGTGACACCTTATGCGCCGGTTTGAAAAAAGTGACTTTAGGCTATTCCAATCAATTCAGTCTTGGCGATGAGGTTGTTGTAAAACTGTTTACCCAAACTGACGGGCAAATCAACCTTCTTGAAGAAGAGCGCTATTCGATTGAGTCTTTTTGGAAAATTCCGTTTTTTTGGGTGAGTGGTAATCCTTTGGGAGATGTCTCAATCGACAAGGTTTCTGAAGATCAGCTCGAATTCAGCCTTGACGCCCCTTATGGTTGTCTTGATAGCGGCTATTATGTCAGCGTTGAAATTATCCATGCAAATGGGGAATCCACGGCAACGGAACAGGTGTATATACCGACGTCCTGTGAAGATCATTTACAGGAAGGGGTTGTGCTGGATCCATTTACAGTTATGGATGTCAATGCAATCGGTTTTAACGAAGAACCACCAGCCGTTGTTCTCAATCAGTTCGGTGAGGGACGGACAGTCTATTTCTCCTACAATTATATCGATTCCGCTTTCTCTGATGATCGAAACAAGCATACTGAGATGTTGCGTGACGTTGCCGACTACCTTTTGCCGAAGTTCTCTCAATCCTCAGGCCATTCAACGGTATTGTTTGAGAGCAGAATTAAAGTCCATGGTGCGAGACTCAGTCTGACGGGTGTTGACCATCTGCTTGAAGGATTGTCTGCTTCCCCGATGTTTGATTTGGGGAACTCGTCGTTGCAGTATCGCTTTCAACTGGGAGACAACGAAGAGGGCGTTTATCGTTACTTTGTAGAGGTTGACCGCACTGCCAGTGAATGGAAGAAGGAAACGGAGCTCTCTTTGGTGTTGGGGACGGAAACCGCCTTTTTCGACAGGTATCTGTTTGAACCGGATCTTGGTCTTTCCCAAGAGTAG
- a CDS encoding FlgD immunoglobulin-like domain containing protein → MIKRVIFVLFLLLLPQLSAASDTSCARVSIEILQELTLERVAFDAKMVIHNNLPDRDLDNVRVDVSIQDVQGNLRNDLFFVKVSSLDNIAGVDGDGTVSRNSSAEIHWLIIPSPGAGGDLATGVLYLVGATLTYSIDGDEEILPINPDQITVRPTAQLYLDYFTPYSVLGDNPFTSQVEAPTPFPLAVRVLNDGYGPANALKIDSAQPKIVDNQQGLLIDFKLLGAAVNDSAVSPSLIVDMGDVGSKEAATGYWEMISTLSGRFVGFDVSFTHDSELGGELTSLIKETNAHYLTHRIRVNLPGRDGLLDFLADTDGDNAHLPDNIFESEIPSGGSDRHDAVVPVTVVSPTVLPNRPTPQAREVTTTLDVSSHAGGWIYTHLSDPSQGLLILEGVVRSDGVQLDPHNFWIEENLDANYNTIFTLQFVDYRASAAAPGKYTLIFSQPEDDLIPPVTTLVYDGPAVEKDQVYLTPETRIVLTAQDNEAGSGVEQMFRRVGDESFVPAVPFTLAEGTHALDYYSLDRAGNVESTQSKIVVVDNEAPAVTEPLSADPEIFAPQAPGSTAFKQSTTLRCVANDTVPEVTARLEIMDASGNVVRSFEKNIVAGAVMDFVWEGDDAAGNPVASGDYTALISIDDGLDHVTQEQVTVTVAEWFAVTAVDPVPGAIQCYPAMSGTRVVWQDNRYGQNDIYLKDLSALSAPSVRITDDVNNQEHPDIDGDFVVWQDDRDGDSNIYGYDLQEDVEFVICEATGNQVSPVVSGDWVAWQDNRNGHWDIYAWNRSTEEERQITSHERDQIRPAISSGLLVWEDYRHGLAEIYRYDLVNGIETRQTLDGANQFLPDVYGDVLVWTDQRDGQQEIYRSNGADARRLTYGSGNRSQASLADNLLVYTDYSAGISDPNLGFMDILSGVGSVLTTHPSRQEEPAAGENMVTWQDDRDGTLQIYMAELTLEDHPVTEHLQPGFNLIAIGQLLVDSYANASELFSSSRFGNKINRVLTYSSLHGQFFEADSGTGNFALVKGSTLVVYATSEFDLPVAGATESMTYSLPVGVNYVGLFNVPVGYRAYDLIASLGMENIVSVRSYDQQNGRWLTAAVREKNDVSQCVGNNFSISSGDALVLTMAQRVDGWSP, encoded by the coding sequence ATGATCAAAAGGGTGATATTTGTTCTTTTTTTGCTGTTGCTGCCGCAACTGTCCGCCGCTTCCGATACCTCGTGTGCGCGTGTTTCCATTGAAATCCTACAGGAATTAACGCTGGAACGGGTGGCCTTTGACGCCAAGATGGTGATCCATAATAATCTGCCGGACAGGGATCTGGACAATGTTCGTGTCGATGTCTCCATACAGGATGTGCAGGGGAATCTGCGCAATGACCTGTTTTTCGTCAAAGTGTCCTCTCTGGACAATATTGCCGGCGTTGATGGAGACGGCACCGTTTCACGCAACAGCAGCGCTGAAATCCATTGGTTGATCATTCCGTCTCCCGGAGCCGGCGGCGATCTCGCTACCGGCGTGCTCTATTTGGTCGGAGCGACTTTGACCTACAGCATCGACGGCGACGAGGAGATCCTGCCGATTAATCCGGATCAGATCACCGTACGCCCGACGGCCCAGTTATATCTCGATTATTTTACACCGTACAGTGTTCTGGGAGACAACCCGTTTACTTCGCAAGTGGAAGCCCCGACACCGTTTCCTTTGGCCGTACGTGTTCTCAATGATGGTTATGGACCGGCTAATGCCCTGAAGATTGATTCCGCCCAGCCTAAAATTGTTGATAATCAGCAGGGACTGCTGATTGATTTCAAACTGCTTGGAGCTGCAGTTAATGACAGCGCCGTCTCACCCTCGCTGATCGTTGACATGGGCGATGTGGGCAGCAAAGAGGCGGCGACCGGATATTGGGAGATGATTTCGACGCTCTCCGGGCGTTTTGTCGGTTTTGATGTCTCGTTTACCCATGATTCAGAACTCGGTGGTGAGTTGACGTCCCTGATCAAGGAAACAAATGCCCATTACCTGACACATCGCATCCGGGTAAATCTGCCCGGACGTGACGGCCTGCTGGATTTTCTCGCCGATACGGACGGCGATAATGCCCATTTGCCGGATAATATTTTTGAATCTGAAATCCCTTCCGGTGGCAGTGATCGTCACGATGCGGTGGTTCCAGTGACGGTGGTTAGTCCAACGGTGTTGCCGAATCGACCCACTCCGCAGGCACGCGAAGTCACCACAACACTTGATGTGTCCTCGCATGCGGGCGGATGGATTTATACCCATCTTTCGGACCCGTCGCAGGGCTTGTTGATATTGGAGGGCGTCGTGCGTTCCGACGGTGTTCAGCTGGATCCCCACAATTTCTGGATCGAGGAAAATCTGGACGCCAATTACAACACAATATTTACCTTACAGTTTGTTGATTACCGTGCCAGTGCTGCGGCACCCGGAAAATACACCCTGATCTTTTCACAACCCGAGGATGATTTGATCCCACCAGTAACAACACTGGTTTACGACGGTCCGGCCGTGGAAAAGGACCAGGTCTATCTGACGCCTGAAACACGGATTGTTTTGACGGCTCAGGATAATGAGGCGGGAAGTGGCGTCGAGCAGATGTTCAGGAGAGTTGGGGATGAATCCTTTGTTCCGGCAGTGCCATTTACTCTGGCCGAGGGAACTCATGCGTTGGATTATTACAGTCTGGACCGGGCGGGAAACGTGGAGAGTACTCAGTCTAAGATTGTAGTTGTTGATAACGAGGCGCCTGCTGTGACTGAGCCGTTGTCCGCTGACCCGGAAATTTTTGCCCCTCAGGCTCCGGGGAGTACGGCTTTCAAGCAAAGCACAACGTTGCGTTGCGTTGCCAACGACACGGTGCCGGAGGTGACCGCACGATTAGAGATTATGGATGCTTCCGGCAATGTTGTTCGTTCGTTTGAGAAAAACATCGTTGCCGGCGCGGTCATGGATTTTGTTTGGGAGGGGGATGATGCGGCCGGAAATCCCGTTGCCAGTGGCGACTATACGGCGTTGATAAGCATTGACGACGGGCTGGATCACGTGACGCAGGAGCAGGTGACGGTGACGGTCGCGGAATGGTTTGCCGTGACCGCCGTGGACCCAGTACCCGGAGCGATCCAGTGCTATCCGGCGATGAGCGGTACACGCGTTGTCTGGCAGGATAACCGCTACGGTCAGAATGATATCTATCTGAAAGATCTTTCCGCGCTTTCGGCACCGTCCGTGCGCATTACGGATGACGTCAATAACCAGGAGCATCCTGATATCGATGGTGATTTCGTGGTCTGGCAGGATGATCGCGATGGTGACAGCAATATTTATGGTTATGATCTGCAAGAAGACGTTGAGTTTGTTATTTGTGAAGCCACTGGAAATCAGGTTTCCCCTGTCGTTTCAGGAGATTGGGTCGCATGGCAGGATAACCGTAATGGACATTGGGATATTTATGCCTGGAATCGCAGCACCGAGGAAGAGCGGCAGATTACCAGTCATGAGCGGGACCAGATTCGACCGGCGATCAGTTCCGGGCTTTTGGTGTGGGAAGACTATCGCCACGGTTTGGCGGAAATTTATCGCTATGATCTGGTGAACGGCATTGAAACCCGGCAGACGCTGGACGGTGCCAATCAGTTTTTGCCTGATGTTTACGGGGATGTCTTGGTGTGGACCGACCAGCGAGACGGGCAGCAGGAGATCTATCGCAGTAATGGCGCGGATGCCCGTCGTTTGACCTATGGAAGCGGCAATCGCAGCCAGGCGTCTTTGGCCGATAATTTGCTGGTTTATACCGATTACAGCGCTGGAATATCCGATCCGAATCTGGGGTTCATGGATATCCTCTCCGGGGTCGGCAGTGTGCTGACGACGCATCCGTCACGGCAGGAGGAACCCGCCGCCGGGGAGAATATGGTGACCTGGCAGGATGATCGTGATGGAACGCTGCAAATTTACATGGCTGAGCTGACGCTGGAGGATCATCCCGTTACTGAACACTTGCAGCCTGGGTTCAATCTGATTGCTATTGGGCAGCTTCTGGTCGATAGCTATGCTAATGCGTCGGAATTGTTCAGTTCCAGTCGGTTTGGAAACAAGATTAACCGTGTGTTGACCTATAGTTCGTTGCATGGGCAGTTTTTTGAAGCTGATTCCGGCACAGGAAATTTTGCTTTGGTGAAGGGCTCGACCCTGGTTGTTTATGCCACATCGGAATTTGATTTGCCGGTGGCCGGTGCCACAGAGAGTATGACATACAGCTTGCCGGTCGGCGTCAATTATGTGGGCTTGTTTAATGTGCCCGTGGGCTATCGAGCCTATGACCTGATTGCATCTCTCGGCATGGAGAATATCGTCAGTGTCCGCTCCTATGACCAGCAAAATGGGCGTTGGCTTACTGCTGCCGTGCGTGAGAAGAATGACGTTTCCCAGTGTGTTGGCAACAATTTTTCGATTAGTTCCGGTGATGCATTGGTTCTGACCATGGCGCAACGTGTGGATGGGTGGAGTCCCTGA